A window from Salvia miltiorrhiza cultivar Shanhuang (shh) chromosome 2, IMPLAD_Smil_shh, whole genome shotgun sequence encodes these proteins:
- the LOC131012363 gene encoding G-type lectin S-receptor-like serine/threonine-protein kinase At1g11300: protein MGFSPCYVFRLFLLILSYFFMFSAAIDTIRANESLRDSEALISDGNRFKLSFFSPRNSSRRYVGIMYNLPVMTIVWVANRNKPLNDSSGTLEISSDGNLVILDGRKEIVWSTNLSTSVANCSVVLLNTGNLVLQSNNTHVWESFQHASDSWIEKMKVLTDLSRKEKNLLTSWTSPDDPAPGRFTLTIEPLDVPQSFIWKDGNPYWRTGPWNRQIFTGIPQMRSDYSSGVQIISDSPGSAYGIFTVPNSSLLTYNFLNSSGSLEEKVWSDEKKAWDVTWSSTSIECDRYGKCGAFGSCNADDTPICSCFRGFMPRNKDEWEAGNWSSGCTRKTHLPCQHNNSVGKQDEFLNVGRVKLPDHFMLFSFSQEECREACLSNCSCIAYANPPGIGCLHWTRNLTDTHKFTYGGDDLYIRLAYSELDTKQDHKTIIVTTVVLGNILVAVCAYFLLKLFLKYRENFDPANKLRQGGFGSVYKGRLQNGVEIAVKRLARSSNQGVDEFMNEVEVISRLQHRNLVRLLGCCVESEEKLLVYEYMQNGSLDAYLFGSHKHNFLDWQRRKLIIEGICRGLLYLHRDSRLKIIHRDLKASNILLDEELNPKISDFGMARIFGGKDDEANTTRVVGTFGYMSPEYAHRGIFSEKSDVYSFGVLLIEIVSGKKNSSFYDEDQQLFLTAYAWRLWNEGRIVKLIDPAKYDSEMENDIVRYANVGLLCVQDMAADRPNASTVLSMLSCEIVELPHPKQPAFLGMQSFQSTESSTKSSTKCSVNDVTISILGGR, encoded by the exons ATGGGGTTCAGCCCATGTTATGTGTTCCGACTCTTTTTACTCATCTTGTCTTATTTCTTTATGTTTTCTGCAGCCATCGACACCATAAGAGCTAATGAATCTCTGAGGGATTCTGAGGCTTTGATTTCCGATGGAAATAGATTCAAATTGAGTTTTTTTAGCCCGCGAAATAGCAGCCGTCGTTATGTGGGTATCATGTACAATCTGCCGGTGATGACTATTGTATGGGTAGCTAATAGAAATAAACCTCTTAATGATTCATCTGGAACACTTGAGATATCATCAGATGGAAATCTTGTGATCTTGGATGGTCGAAAGGAGATTGTGTGGTCGACTAATCTTTCAACTTCTGTTGCGAATTGTAGTGTTGTGCTCTTGAATACAGGGAATCTAGTTCTGCAATCCAATAACACACATGTTTGGGAGAGCTTCC AACATGCTTCTGATTCTTGGATAGAGAAGATGAAGGTTCTTACAGATTTGAGTAGAAAGGAGAAGAATTTACTGACATCATGGACTAGTCCTGATGATCCGGCCCCTGGAAGATTCACCTTAACCATTGAGCCTTTAGACGTTCCTCAGTCGTTTATTTGGAAGGATGGAAATCCATACTGGCGCACTGGTCCATGGAATCGTCAGATATTCACTGGGATTCCACAAATGAGATCTGACTATAGTTCTGGAGTTCAAATTATCAGTGATTCTCCAGGAAGTGCATATGGAATATTTACGGTTCCAAATTCATCTCTTTTGACATACAATTTCTTGAACTCTTCAGGGAGTCTAGAGGAAAAGGTGTGGTCTGATGAGAAGAAAGCGTGGGACGTAACGTGGTCCTCAACAAGTATTGAGTGTGATAGGTATGGTAAGTGTGGAGCTTTCGGAAGCTGTAATGCTGATGACACCCCAATATGTTCCTGTTTTCGGGGATTCATGCCAAGAAACAAAGATGAATGGGAGGCTGGAAACTGGAGTAGTGGATGCACCAGGAAAACTCACCTACCATGTCAACACAACAATTCTGTGGGCAAACAAGATGAGTTTCTCAATGTGGGCAGAGTAAAGTTGCCGGATCATTTTATGTTGTTTTCCTTTTCTCAAGAAGAATGCAGGGAGGCATGCTTGAGTAATtgttcttgtatagcttatgcTAATCCCCCTGGAATTGGATGTCTGCACTGGACTCGTAACTTAACTGATACCCACAAATTTACTTATGGCGGTGATGACTTGTACATTCGATTGGCATATTCAGAACTAG ATACGAAGCAAGACCACAAAACAATTATTGTCACAACAGTTGTTTTGGGGAATATACTTGTTGCTGTCTGTGCATACTTTCTGCTGAAATTGTTTTTGAAATACAGAG AAAATTTTGATCCTGCCAATAAGCTCAGGCAGGGTGGCTTTGGTTCTGTTTACAAA GGGAGATTGCAAAATGGAGTAGAAATTGCTGTAAAAAGGCTGGCTAGATCCTCTAACCAAGGGGTGGATGAGTTCATGAATGAGGTTGAGGTGATTTCACGGCTTCAGCACCGCAATCTTGTCAGACTTCTTGGTTGCTGTGTGGAGTCTGAAGAAAAATTGCTTGTTTATGAATATATGCAAAATGGAAGCTTGGACGCTTATCTCTTTG GTTCACATAAACATAATTTTCTTGATTGGCAAAGACGTAAACTAATTATTGAGGGGATTTGTCGAGGCCTGCTTTACCTGCATAGAGATTCAAGGTTAAAAATTATACACAGAGATCTCAAGGCAAGTAACATCTTGTTGGATGAGGAGTTGAACCCTAAAATCTCCGACTTCGGTATGGCAAGGATTTTTGGTGGCAAGGATGATGAAGCCAATACAACAAGGGTTGTTGGGACATT TGGCTATATGTCCCCGGAATATGCACATCGCGGAATATTCTCTGAAAAATCTGATGTCTATAGCTTCGGTGTCCTATTAATAGAAATTGTGAGTGGAAAGAAGAATTCCAGTTTTTATGATGAAGATCAACAACTCTTCCTTACAGCTTAT GCTTGGAGATTGTGGAATGAAGGAAGGATAGTAAAGTTGATAGATCCTGCAAAATATGACAGTGAAATGGAAAATGATATAGTGAGATATGCAAATGTAGGTCTGCTATGTGTGCAAGACATGGCAGCAGATAGGCCTAACGCGTCTACAGTGCTGTCGATGCTTAGCTGTGAGATTGTAGAGCTTCCTCACCCAAAGCAGCCGGCATTTCTCGGGATGCAGAGCTTTCAATCCACAGAGTCCTCTACAAAGAGTTCAACTAAATGTTCAGTCAACGATGTCACTATTTCTATATTAGGAGGAAGGTAG